A genomic segment from Nocardia cyriacigeorgica GUH-2 encodes:
- a CDS encoding crotonase/enoyl-CoA hydratase family protein, translated as MGGVPRVLKQARNQVRAVRQLTAAVIGNPRILRDLAAGAFGGADSATTEPADTGHEPPAGLAEFDKRAHAATHLDADAETVAAYLTDPGRFPDWLSMHAAFRGETPAGAYAGLEFAQQVKFMGLPADIAWTVTSAEPTAIALRGRGPMGLRLGFWLTIYSEGAGSLVCFDAGLSGQPVDGPLGASLVRTLSEALRESLDRLPDQIATAGPLPARRAVRTPVVHAASGRTLAPNTPVLVGAGQFVSHTPDPAADPATLAARALRLAAADAGAPENVLAGAQAIFSVASASWQYRDMGALVAEAVGARSVDTVQSSRYGGDGGQLLINEAAQAIAEGTYEMVLVTGAEAGATLAAAQRSGAEIAWPEQGPEAAPIRTAGIDREPNNAAEIAAGLGAPIYMYALMESANRHRLGREPKQHLRAIGELWSRMSAIGARNPNAWLPQEFTADELTTPTDDNRMVSAPYTKLLCANLQVDMAAGLVLCSVAAAEAAGIAQDKWVFVHAGASAHDEWFVSERTELAASPAIRTIGAAVLEHAGIGIDQVGPVDLYSCFPVAVQIAARELGLTVDDPQRPLSVTGGLTFGGGPGNNYGTHAVATMVEQLRANPETFGLSTSLGWYVTKHAIGIYSATPPRQAYAHLRPIVDHPPARPVRQSYEGPAVVEAYTLPYDRDGDPEAAILSLITPDGARVLLRNKDSGLIDLLTDGDGLGLPVSVRGEQISIEGDRPVELPAAPPPPVRVERRGPIMIITLNRPEVRNAVNHAMAVAVERACDAFEADPALRVAILTGADGYFSSGMDLAAMTKGEAPLTEGRGTLGLTGKPPKKPLIAAVEGPALAGGCELALAADLIVAARDAQFGIPEPKRGLIAAAGGVMRLRERLPRNVAMELALTGDPMPATRLAEFGLVNVLAEPGDALTAALALAERIAANAPLSVIGSKRIIEEAADWASDDAYERQYEIAATALSSEDAAEGVRAFTEKREPIWKGR; from the coding sequence GTGGGCGGTGTTCCCCGCGTGCTGAAGCAGGCGCGCAACCAGGTGCGGGCGGTACGGCAGCTCACCGCCGCCGTCATCGGCAATCCGCGCATCCTGCGCGACCTCGCGGCCGGCGCGTTCGGCGGTGCGGATTCCGCGACCACCGAGCCTGCCGACACCGGCCATGAGCCGCCCGCCGGTCTCGCGGAATTCGACAAACGCGCCCATGCCGCCACCCACCTCGATGCCGACGCGGAGACGGTCGCGGCCTATCTCACCGATCCCGGCCGCTTCCCCGACTGGCTCAGCATGCACGCCGCCTTCCGGGGCGAGACGCCCGCCGGTGCGTACGCCGGGCTGGAGTTCGCCCAGCAGGTGAAGTTCATGGGGCTGCCCGCCGATATCGCGTGGACGGTCACCTCGGCCGAACCCACCGCGATCGCCCTGCGCGGCCGCGGGCCGATGGGGCTGAGGCTCGGGTTCTGGCTCACGATCTATTCCGAGGGCGCAGGCTCGCTGGTCTGCTTCGACGCGGGACTGTCCGGGCAACCCGTCGACGGCCCGCTGGGCGCCTCGCTGGTGCGCACATTGTCGGAGGCGCTGCGCGAATCGCTCGACCGCCTGCCCGACCAGATCGCGACGGCAGGCCCACTCCCCGCTCGCCGCGCCGTACGCACACCTGTCGTACACGCGGCGTCGGGGCGAACTCTGGCACCGAATACCCCGGTCCTGGTCGGTGCGGGCCAATTCGTCTCGCACACCCCGGATCCCGCCGCCGACCCGGCCACGCTGGCGGCCCGGGCGCTACGCCTGGCCGCCGCCGACGCCGGAGCACCGGAGAATGTGCTCGCCGGCGCCCAGGCGATCTTCTCGGTGGCCAGCGCCTCCTGGCAGTACCGGGATATGGGGGCGCTGGTCGCCGAGGCAGTCGGCGCGCGAAGCGTCGATACCGTCCAATCGTCGCGCTACGGCGGCGACGGCGGTCAGCTGCTGATCAACGAAGCGGCCCAAGCCATTGCCGAGGGCACCTACGAGATGGTGCTGGTCACCGGCGCCGAAGCCGGTGCCACTTTGGCGGCCGCGCAACGCTCCGGCGCCGAGATCGCCTGGCCGGAGCAGGGCCCCGAGGCGGCACCGATTCGAACGGCGGGTATCGACCGCGAACCCAACAACGCCGCCGAGATCGCCGCGGGCCTGGGCGCGCCGATCTACATGTACGCCCTCATGGAATCGGCGAATCGGCATCGGCTCGGCCGCGAACCCAAGCAGCATCTGCGCGCGATCGGCGAGCTGTGGTCGCGCATGTCGGCCATCGGCGCACGCAATCCGAATGCCTGGCTGCCCCAGGAATTCACCGCCGACGAGCTGACCACCCCCACCGACGACAACCGGATGGTGTCGGCGCCCTACACCAAGCTGCTGTGCGCCAATCTCCAGGTGGATATGGCCGCGGGCCTGGTGCTGTGCAGTGTCGCGGCGGCCGAGGCGGCGGGCATCGCGCAGGACAAGTGGGTGTTCGTGCACGCCGGAGCATCGGCGCACGACGAGTGGTTTGTCTCCGAGCGCACGGAACTGGCCGCGTCACCGGCGATCCGCACCATCGGCGCGGCGGTCCTCGAGCACGCGGGGATCGGGATCGACCAGGTCGGGCCGGTCGACCTGTACTCGTGCTTCCCGGTGGCGGTGCAAATCGCGGCCCGGGAACTCGGTCTCACGGTGGACGATCCGCAGCGTCCGCTGTCGGTGACGGGCGGGCTGACCTTCGGCGGCGGGCCGGGCAACAACTACGGCACGCATGCGGTCGCCACGATGGTCGAGCAGTTGCGCGCGAATCCCGAAACGTTCGGGCTGAGTACCTCGCTCGGCTGGTATGTCACCAAGCACGCGATCGGCATCTACTCCGCGACACCGCCGCGTCAGGCGTACGCGCACCTGCGGCCGATCGTCGATCATCCACCCGCGCGCCCGGTCCGTCAGAGCTACGAAGGGCCCGCCGTGGTCGAGGCCTACACGCTGCCCTATGACCGCGATGGTGACCCGGAAGCCGCCATCCTGAGCCTCATCACGCCCGACGGCGCTCGAGTACTGCTGCGCAACAAGGACTCCGGGCTGATCGACCTCCTCACCGACGGCGATGGGCTCGGACTGCCGGTCTCGGTGCGGGGTGAGCAGATCAGCATCGAGGGTGATCGCCCGGTCGAGCTGCCCGCTGCTCCCCCGCCGCCCGTGCGGGTCGAGCGGCGCGGACCGATCATGATCATCACACTGAACCGGCCCGAGGTCCGCAATGCCGTCAACCACGCCATGGCCGTCGCCGTGGAACGGGCTTGCGATGCGTTCGAGGCCGACCCTGCCCTGCGGGTCGCGATTCTCACCGGTGCCGACGGCTATTTCAGTTCCGGCATGGACTTGGCCGCCATGACCAAGGGCGAAGCGCCGCTGACCGAAGGCCGTGGGACGCTGGGACTTACGGGTAAACCGCCCAAGAAGCCGCTCATCGCCGCCGTCGAGGGTCCGGCGCTGGCGGGTGGTTGTGAACTCGCGCTGGCCGCGGACTTGATCGTGGCGGCGCGCGACGCGCAGTTCGGTATTCCCGAACCCAAACGCGGGCTGATCGCGGCCGCGGGCGGTGTCATGCGGTTGCGGGAACGGTTGCCCCGCAATGTCGCCATGGAACTCGCGCTCACCGGCGACCCGATGCCCGCCACCCGGCTGGCCGAATTCGGCCTGGTCAACGTGCTCGCCGAACCGGGCGATGCATTGACGGCCGCACTCGCCCTGGCCGAGCGGATCGCCGCCAACGCGCCGCTGAGCGTCATCGGCAGCAAACGCATCATCGAGGAAGCCGCGGACTGGGCCTCCGACGACGCCTACGAACGGCAATACGAGATCGCCGCCACCGCCCTGTCCTCCGAGGACGCGGCCGAGGGCGTGCGGGCGTTCACCGAGAAACGCGAACCGATCTGGAAGGGCCGGTGA
- a CDS encoding flavin-containing monooxygenase, translating to MRPTVAVIGSGFGGLAAVIELKKRGFDDIVVFEKGAEVGGVWRENTYPGAACDVPSPFYSFSFEPNPRWPHRFSRQPAILDYMRHVADKYDVRRHIRFGIEVLGAAFDEATGKWTVRLSTGETVDVDVLVSAVGQLARPSLPEIAGRERFAGAAFHSAQWRHDIDLTGKRVAVIGTGASAIQFVPQIQPQVEQLTVFQRTAPYIVPRPDREFSPLHHKIFEKAPITELGERVTWYGVVEGLSVAWVYAKPLAAAIRGVSKWHMRRQTKAKPGLFEKVWPDYPVGCKRILFSDDYLPALTQPNVELCTERISEITAAGVRTVDGIEHAADVLIWGTGFTATEFLAPMTITGAEGRDLHEEWKDGARAYYGMTVPGFPNLFIMYGPNTNTGGGSIIYFLEAQAKYLGDYLSHMTGVGAPLAVRPEVEQAFDERIQGELSGSVWSRCSSWYRQPDGRITTNWPLLGFQYKAQAKFDPADYQVVS from the coding sequence ATGCGGCCCACGGTGGCGGTCATCGGAAGCGGCTTCGGGGGCTTGGCGGCGGTGATCGAGTTGAAGAAGCGGGGCTTCGACGACATCGTCGTCTTCGAGAAGGGCGCCGAGGTCGGCGGGGTATGGCGGGAGAACACCTATCCGGGGGCGGCCTGCGATGTGCCGTCGCCGTTCTATTCGTTCTCCTTCGAGCCGAATCCGCGCTGGCCGCACCGGTTCTCCCGGCAGCCGGCGATTCTGGACTACATGCGTCACGTCGCCGACAAGTACGACGTGCGCCGCCACATCCGGTTCGGGATCGAGGTGCTGGGCGCGGCATTCGACGAAGCGACCGGCAAGTGGACGGTGCGGCTCAGCACCGGTGAGACGGTCGACGTCGATGTACTGGTGTCGGCGGTCGGTCAGCTCGCGCGGCCCTCGCTTCCGGAGATCGCCGGGCGCGAGCGGTTCGCGGGTGCGGCCTTCCATTCCGCGCAGTGGCGCCACGATATCGACCTGACGGGCAAGCGGGTGGCGGTGATCGGCACCGGCGCCAGCGCCATCCAGTTCGTGCCGCAGATCCAGCCGCAGGTCGAGCAGCTGACGGTGTTCCAGCGCACCGCGCCCTATATCGTCCCGCGCCCGGACCGCGAGTTCTCGCCGCTGCATCACAAGATCTTCGAGAAGGCGCCGATCACCGAGCTCGGCGAGCGGGTGACCTGGTACGGCGTGGTGGAGGGGCTCAGCGTCGCCTGGGTGTACGCGAAACCGCTGGCCGCCGCGATCCGAGGCGTCTCGAAGTGGCATATGCGCAGGCAGACCAAGGCGAAGCCGGGCCTGTTCGAGAAGGTGTGGCCCGACTATCCGGTCGGCTGCAAGCGCATCCTGTTCTCCGACGACTACCTGCCCGCGCTGACCCAGCCGAATGTGGAGCTGTGCACCGAGCGCATCAGCGAGATCACCGCCGCGGGTGTACGCACCGTCGACGGGATCGAGCACGCGGCCGATGTACTCATCTGGGGCACCGGCTTCACCGCCACCGAATTCCTCGCCCCGATGACCATCACCGGAGCCGAGGGCCGCGACCTGCACGAGGAATGGAAGGACGGCGCCCGCGCCTACTACGGCATGACCGTGCCGGGCTTCCCGAACCTGTTCATCATGTACGGCCCCAACACCAATACCGGCGGCGGCTCGATCATCTACTTCCTCGAGGCCCAGGCGAAATACCTCGGCGATTACCTGAGCCATATGACCGGCGTCGGGGCCCCGCTGGCGGTGCGGCCCGAGGTCGAGCAGGCCTTCGACGAGCGGATCCAGGGTGAGCTGTCCGGCAGCGTGTGGAGTCGGTGTTCGTCGTGGTACCGCCAGCCCGACGGGCGGATCACCACCAACTGGCCGCTGCTCGGATTCCAGTACAAGGCGCAGGCGAAGTTCGATCCCGCCGACTATCAGGTCGTGTCCTGA
- a CDS encoding MerR family transcriptional regulator — MSETTARPHWQIGQVADRTELSIKTIRHYDEVGLVTPSARSTGGFRLYTDDDIARLLVIRRMKPLGFTLAEMKELLDALDTLADAHSAFGQHARAAAVVRELRAKAEDSCAKLRRQLAYAEEFTELLTARIDPQQSAETS; from the coding sequence ATGAGCGAGACCACCGCCCGCCCGCACTGGCAGATCGGGCAGGTCGCCGACCGAACCGAACTGTCCATCAAGACGATTCGCCACTACGACGAGGTCGGCCTGGTGACGCCGTCGGCCCGCAGCACCGGCGGCTTCCGCCTCTACACCGACGACGACATCGCCCGCCTGCTGGTCATCCGGCGGATGAAACCCCTGGGCTTCACCCTTGCCGAGATGAAGGAACTGCTCGACGCGCTCGACACCCTCGCCGACGCGCACTCGGCCTTCGGGCAACACGCGCGAGCGGCCGCCGTCGTGCGCGAGCTACGCGCCAAGGCCGAGGACAGCTGCGCGAAACTGCGCCGCCAACTCGCCTACGCCGAGGAGTTCACCGAACTGCTCACCGCCCGCATCGACCCCCAGCAGTCGGCCGAGACCAGCTAG
- a CDS encoding SulP family inorganic anion transporter, whose translation MPTSPVPATRNGDGSVLAALRSPRLLRTEVLAGLVVALALIPEAISFSIIAGVDPRVGLFASFTMAVTIAIVGGRRAMISAATGAVALVIAPVVAEHGVDYLIATVLLAGVLQIVLSVAGVAKLMRFIPRSVMVGFVNALAILIFLAQLPHLLGVPWLVYPMVAVGLVIIVALPKLTTVVPAPLVAIVALTAATIVFALDVPNVGDEGELPSSLPSLLLPQVPLTVETLKIIAPYALAMALVGLLESLMTAKLVDDITDTHSDKTREGWGQGVANIVTGLFGGMGGCAMIGQTMINVKVSGARTRISTFLAGAFLLVLVVGLGDVVALIPMAALVAVMIMVSVGTMDWHSIAPATLRRMPIAETTVMVVTVAVTVATHNLAYGVIVGVLTAMVAFAHRVAHFTDVVPVDESDDDTRVYKVRGELFFASSNDLIYQFDYLGDPPNIVIDMSEAHIWDASTVATLDAITTKYASKGKNVEIIGLNQASEQRHERLSGHLAGAH comes from the coding sequence ATGCCGACGTCACCTGTGCCCGCGACCAGAAACGGTGACGGCTCGGTGCTGGCCGCGCTGCGGAGTCCGCGGCTGTTGCGTACCGAGGTGCTGGCCGGGCTGGTGGTGGCGCTGGCGCTGATTCCGGAGGCGATCTCGTTTTCCATCATCGCCGGGGTGGATCCGCGGGTCGGGCTGTTCGCCTCGTTCACCATGGCGGTCACCATCGCCATCGTCGGCGGACGGCGCGCCATGATCTCGGCCGCGACGGGGGCGGTCGCGCTGGTGATCGCGCCGGTGGTGGCCGAGCACGGGGTGGATTATCTGATCGCCACCGTCCTTTTGGCCGGTGTGTTGCAGATCGTGCTGAGCGTGGCAGGGGTGGCCAAGCTGATGCGGTTCATTCCGCGCAGTGTGATGGTGGGCTTCGTCAACGCGCTGGCGATCCTGATCTTCCTGGCGCAGCTGCCGCATCTGCTCGGCGTGCCGTGGCTGGTGTATCCGATGGTGGCGGTGGGGCTGGTAATCATCGTGGCGCTGCCGAAACTCACCACGGTGGTCCCGGCGCCGCTGGTGGCGATCGTGGCGCTGACCGCCGCGACGATCGTGTTCGCACTGGATGTGCCCAATGTCGGCGACGAGGGCGAGCTGCCGTCGAGCCTGCCGTCGCTACTCCTCCCGCAGGTGCCGTTGACGGTGGAGACGCTGAAGATCATCGCGCCGTACGCGCTGGCGATGGCGCTGGTCGGCCTGCTCGAATCGCTGATGACCGCCAAGCTCGTCGACGACATCACCGACACCCACTCCGACAAGACCCGCGAGGGCTGGGGCCAGGGCGTGGCCAATATTGTCACCGGCCTCTTCGGCGGTATGGGCGGCTGCGCGATGATCGGCCAGACCATGATCAATGTGAAGGTCTCCGGCGCCCGCACCCGCATCTCGACCTTCCTGGCGGGCGCGTTCCTGCTGGTCCTGGTGGTCGGCCTGGGCGATGTGGTCGCGTTGATCCCGATGGCGGCGCTGGTCGCGGTGATGATCATGGTGTCGGTGGGCACCATGGACTGGCATTCGATCGCCCCGGCGACGTTGCGGCGCATGCCGATCGCGGAGACCACCGTGATGGTGGTGACCGTCGCCGTCACCGTGGCCACCCACAACCTGGCCTACGGCGTCATCGTCGGCGTGCTCACCGCCATGGTCGCGTTCGCGCATCGGGTCGCGCATTTCACCGACGTGGTCCCGGTGGACGAGTCCGACGACGACACCCGCGTGTACAAGGTGCGCGGCGAGTTGTTCTTCGCCTCCAGCAACGATTTGATCTACCAGTTCGACTATCTCGGCGATCCGCCCAATATCGTGATCGATATGTCCGAAGCCCACATCTGGGACGCCTCCACCGTCGCCACCCTCGACGCGATCACCACCAAGTACGCGAGCAAGGGCAAGAACGTCGAGATCATCGGCTTGAATCAGGCGTCCGAGCAGCGCCATGAGCGACTGTCCGGCCATCTCGCCGGAGCGCACTGA
- a CDS encoding glycosyltransferase, producing MSTTPPAGPARTAIADFYRSVDSAPAGYSVDRPASASNGFLIMFAGLSVVVMCIQLALRQTHLVQHNDLVILAGDRGNVAMPTRIFIVVFFLTYAYYAYSNRWRRLFLGVSLLGKFLLSCVFFDVLAWFLDDIGLLRISVFGQQVASALVALAIFPHTVLRQARLPEPVRMAINPRTPAGAYVKLFIPFTLALALAALFEQVFLRLVLDLREWALLGGMGPGVFLAQQIFAALTALLGWQAITRSRRGEFSPPVAVLVPAHDEAHDIAATILAVDRAARTYTGRIHLYVVDNASTDDTSAVAEQAISECTAITGEVLECPRPGKAIALNMGVERITEEFIVRIDADTVIGDGCLQTAMRHFTNPRVGSVGGLPLPMPVPQQTWIDKVRLVEVYLRHGFFQVSLDGYQGVLGIPGMFAIYRRSVLLQVGGMVEGMNGEDTDICLRMDAAGYHTIADPKAIYFSETPRTYAHLREQRVRWFRSIYHITGHNRATLLDRRSMTGSFVLPFQLVNAARRAMLAPLLIFAVVVEVAFRASYGELRWQPIVATVLGMQMIMAAIVCLCWRSSSVKYIPAYLCFRVLRSYFTLGAALSLVYPPLEPCLALRRRRRPPARTRGYSSRPGGPAMRSAPRGAAASCNSTRTGG from the coding sequence GTGAGCACCACACCGCCCGCAGGCCCGGCGCGCACGGCCATCGCCGACTTCTACCGCTCGGTGGACAGCGCGCCCGCGGGCTATTCGGTAGACCGCCCCGCCAGCGCGAGCAACGGCTTCCTGATCATGTTCGCCGGATTGAGCGTGGTCGTCATGTGCATCCAGCTGGCCCTGCGCCAGACCCACCTCGTCCAGCACAACGACCTGGTGATCCTGGCGGGCGACCGCGGCAACGTCGCGATGCCGACCCGCATCTTCATCGTCGTGTTCTTCCTGACCTACGCCTACTACGCCTACAGCAATCGGTGGCGGCGGCTGTTTCTCGGTGTCTCGCTGCTGGGCAAGTTCCTGCTGTCCTGTGTGTTCTTCGACGTTCTCGCATGGTTTCTCGATGACATCGGTCTGTTGCGGATCTCGGTATTCGGTCAGCAGGTCGCCTCGGCGCTGGTCGCACTGGCGATATTCCCGCATACCGTGCTGCGGCAGGCACGGTTGCCCGAACCGGTTCGGATGGCGATCAATCCACGCACGCCGGCCGGCGCCTACGTCAAACTGTTCATTCCGTTCACGCTCGCGCTGGCGCTGGCGGCGCTGTTCGAGCAAGTCTTCCTCCGGCTGGTGCTGGATCTGCGGGAGTGGGCATTGCTGGGCGGTATGGGTCCGGGCGTCTTCCTCGCCCAGCAGATCTTCGCCGCGTTGACGGCTCTGCTCGGCTGGCAGGCGATCACCCGCTCGCGGCGCGGCGAATTCTCGCCTCCGGTCGCGGTGCTGGTGCCCGCGCACGATGAAGCGCACGACATCGCGGCAACCATCCTCGCCGTCGATCGCGCCGCACGCACCTACACCGGGCGAATTCATCTCTACGTCGTCGACAACGCCTCGACCGACGACACCAGCGCCGTCGCCGAACAGGCGATCAGCGAATGCACCGCGATCACCGGTGAGGTGCTCGAATGCCCGCGGCCGGGCAAGGCGATCGCGTTGAACATGGGGGTCGAGCGCATCACCGAGGAATTCATCGTCCGCATCGACGCCGACACCGTGATCGGCGACGGCTGCCTGCAGACCGCGATGCGTCATTTCACCAATCCGCGCGTCGGCTCGGTCGGCGGTTTGCCGCTGCCGATGCCGGTGCCGCAGCAGACCTGGATCGACAAGGTCCGGCTGGTGGAGGTGTATCTGCGGCACGGGTTCTTCCAGGTGTCGCTGGACGGATATCAAGGGGTGCTCGGCATTCCCGGGATGTTCGCCATCTACCGGCGCAGCGTGTTGTTGCAGGTCGGCGGGATGGTCGAGGGGATGAACGGCGAGGACACCGATATCTGCCTGCGCATGGATGCGGCCGGCTATCACACGATCGCCGACCCGAAGGCCATCTACTTCAGCGAGACCCCTCGCACCTACGCTCACCTGCGCGAGCAGCGGGTGCGCTGGTTCCGCAGCATCTATCACATCACCGGCCACAACCGCGCGACGCTGCTCGACCGCCGATCGATGACGGGCAGTTTCGTGCTGCCCTTCCAACTCGTCAACGCCGCCCGCCGGGCCATGCTGGCGCCGCTGCTCATCTTCGCCGTGGTGGTCGAGGTGGCGTTCCGGGCGTCTTATGGCGAGCTGCGGTGGCAGCCGATCGTCGCCACGGTCTTGGGTATGCAGATGATCATGGCGGCCATCGTGTGCCTGTGCTGGCGATCCAGCTCGGTCAAGTACATCCCGGCCTACCTCTGTTTCCGGGTACTACGCAGCTACTTCACCCTGGGTGCCGCATTGAGCCTGGTCTACCCACCGCTCGAACCCTGCCTGGCCCTCCGGCGCCGTCGTCGCCCACCGGCCCGTACCCGTGGATATTCGTCGCGCCCGGGTGGTCCGGCGATGAGATCCGCACCACGTGGCGCGGCGGCGAGTTGCAACTCTACCCGTACGGGAGGGTAG
- a CDS encoding NAD-dependent epimerase/dehydratase family protein translates to MRTLILGGDGFCGWPSALHLSAHGHEVTICDSLVRRHIDDELGVRSLTPIRSLPERVHAWRTATGRDIATVQLDLSRDYQQLTELLAAERPDTIVHFAEQRAAPYSMKSPQHKRYTVDNNVNATHNVLAALVQVGLDAHLVHLGTMGVYGYESVPVDLPEGYLTVSYPDRQGIQHSRDILYPTQPGSVYHLTKSLDQLLFQFYARNDRVRITDLHQGIVWGTQTEETELDPRLINRFDYDGDFGTVLNRFLVEAAIGYPLTVHGTGGQTRAFINIRDTVRCIRLAVESGAEVDGRVRVMNQVTETHRVSDLADLVAGIVGATVHRVSNPRAEADANELSARNDQLLGLGLEPTRLATGLLRESVDIAQKYADRVDVNRIPCTSYWNADRRAGAEEQVHG, encoded by the coding sequence ATGCGGACGCTGATACTGGGCGGGGACGGTTTCTGCGGTTGGCCGAGCGCGCTGCACCTGTCGGCGCACGGTCACGAGGTGACGATCTGCGACAGTCTGGTGCGCCGCCACATCGATGACGAACTGGGCGTGCGATCGCTGACGCCGATCCGTTCGCTGCCGGAACGGGTGCACGCGTGGCGGACGGCCACCGGTCGCGACATCGCGACGGTGCAGCTCGACCTCTCCCGCGATTATCAGCAGTTGACCGAACTGCTGGCAGCCGAGCGCCCGGACACCATCGTGCATTTCGCCGAGCAGCGCGCCGCGCCGTATTCGATGAAATCACCGCAACACAAGCGCTACACCGTCGACAACAATGTCAACGCCACCCACAACGTGCTCGCCGCGCTGGTCCAGGTGGGATTGGACGCCCACCTGGTCCACCTCGGCACCATGGGTGTCTACGGCTACGAATCGGTGCCGGTCGATCTGCCCGAGGGCTATCTGACCGTCAGCTATCCCGATCGTCAGGGCATCCAGCACAGCCGCGACATCCTGTATCCCACTCAACCGGGCAGCGTCTACCACTTGACGAAATCGCTGGATCAGTTGCTGTTCCAGTTCTATGCCCGCAACGACCGCGTGCGGATCACCGACCTGCACCAGGGCATCGTCTGGGGTACCCAGACCGAGGAGACCGAGCTGGACCCTCGCCTGATCAACCGTTTCGACTACGACGGAGATTTCGGAACGGTGCTCAATCGGTTTCTCGTGGAGGCGGCGATCGGCTACCCGCTCACCGTGCACGGCACCGGCGGTCAGACCCGGGCCTTCATCAATATCCGCGACACCGTCCGGTGTATCCGGCTCGCGGTCGAATCCGGGGCGGAGGTCGACGGGCGAGTCCGAGTGATGAACCAGGTGACCGAGACCCACCGGGTCTCGGATCTGGCCGACCTGGTCGCCGGCATCGTCGGGGCCACGGTGCACCGGGTATCGAATCCGCGGGCCGAGGCCGATGCCAACGAATTGAGCGCCCGCAACGACCAGTTGCTCGGCCTGGGTCTGGAACCGACCCGGCTGGCGACGGGCCTGCTGCGGGAATCGGTCGACATCGCGCAGAAATACGCCGACCGGGTGGATGTGAACCGGATTCCGTGCACCTCGTATTGGAACGCGGATCGCCGGGCCGGCGCCGAGGAGCAGGTCCATGGCTGA